A window from Pseudomonas kribbensis encodes these proteins:
- a CDS encoding PAS domain-containing hybrid sensor histidine kinase/response regulator → MQFLSDSHGCDGWQGEMAGRIRAFDWSGTDLGPLETWPASLCNTVQLMLASPLPMVMLWGHAGYMIYNDAYSRFAGGRHPYLLGVPVELGWPEVADFNRHVVDTCLAGGTLEYRNKDLVLLRDGVPEDVWLDLYYSPVANDAGVPAGVMAMVVETTELVLSERLRQAAEDAYRADNERVRLALNAGALLGSFVWDVRNNVLSADERFARTFSFSPDQDLTNLPQHIAEAHIHPDDRPWVQECVENSVRTGEPYNAEYRVIRADGSHLWVLASGCCEFDERGQPYRFPGVLIDIHERKTAEESLLKFTRNLEQRVADEVEARLNAEEQLRQSQKLEAIGGLTGGVAHDFNNLLQVIAGNLHLLARHEPNNANVQRRVSASLAAVERGAKLSSQLLAFARRQPLSPAVCDPRKIFEGVGELLQRALGETIQIDVQLPEEPWHINVDRNQLENAILNLAINARDAMKGEGTIVLGAANTSLDRAFCAGKGIVPGDFVRVSVSDSGVGIAPHMLEQVFEPFFTTKADGQGTGLGLSMVFGFVKQSGGHVEIDSQIGEGTRVRLYFPRSLRPLIDETPGVRRQQAGGNETILVVEDNEAVRTSAVELLREEGYRVLIAANGDAAMQMLLEGARVDLIFTDVVMPGLIKSSDLAAWAKVQMPPVAVLFTSGHTRDIISRNHQLSPDTHLLGKPYGPEALLQMIRAVLSA, encoded by the coding sequence ATGCAGTTTTTATCCGATAGTCATGGGTGTGACGGCTGGCAAGGCGAGATGGCCGGGCGAATCCGTGCGTTCGACTGGAGCGGCACGGACCTGGGCCCCCTCGAAACCTGGCCGGCCAGCCTGTGCAACACGGTGCAACTGATGCTCGCCTCGCCGTTGCCGATGGTCATGCTCTGGGGCCACGCCGGTTACATGATCTACAACGATGCCTATTCGCGCTTTGCCGGCGGGCGTCACCCGTACCTGCTCGGTGTGCCGGTGGAACTGGGCTGGCCGGAAGTCGCCGACTTCAACCGGCATGTGGTCGACACCTGTCTGGCGGGCGGCACCCTGGAATATCGCAACAAGGATCTGGTACTGCTGCGCGACGGCGTGCCCGAAGATGTCTGGCTCGACCTTTATTACAGCCCGGTGGCCAACGATGCCGGGGTTCCGGCAGGCGTCATGGCGATGGTGGTGGAAACCACCGAACTGGTGCTGTCCGAACGCCTGCGCCAGGCTGCGGAAGACGCCTATCGCGCCGACAACGAGCGAGTGCGTCTGGCGCTGAACGCCGGGGCATTGCTCGGTTCGTTTGTCTGGGACGTGAGAAACAACGTGCTGTCGGCGGACGAGCGATTCGCCCGAACCTTTTCCTTCTCCCCGGATCAAGACCTGACCAACCTGCCGCAGCACATTGCCGAAGCGCACATTCATCCCGATGACCGCCCCTGGGTGCAGGAGTGCGTCGAAAATTCGGTGCGCACCGGCGAGCCCTACAACGCCGAGTACCGGGTGATCCGCGCCGACGGCAGCCATCTGTGGGTACTGGCCAGCGGCTGTTGCGAGTTCGATGAACGAGGCCAGCCGTACCGTTTCCCCGGCGTACTGATCGACATCCATGAACGCAAGACCGCTGAAGAGTCCCTGCTCAAGTTCACCCGCAATCTCGAGCAGCGCGTGGCTGATGAAGTGGAAGCACGCCTCAACGCCGAAGAGCAATTGCGCCAGTCGCAGAAACTCGAAGCCATCGGCGGTCTCACCGGCGGCGTGGCTCACGACTTCAACAATCTGCTGCAAGTGATTGCCGGCAACCTGCACCTGCTGGCGCGGCACGAGCCGAACAATGCCAACGTGCAACGCCGGGTCAGCGCCTCGCTGGCGGCGGTGGAGCGCGGTGCCAAGCTGTCTTCGCAACTGCTGGCGTTTGCCCGCCGTCAGCCGCTGTCCCCGGCGGTGTGCGACCCACGGAAAATCTTCGAAGGCGTCGGCGAGTTGCTGCAACGGGCACTGGGGGAAACCATTCAGATCGATGTGCAGTTGCCCGAAGAACCGTGGCACATCAACGTCGATCGCAATCAACTGGAAAACGCGATTCTCAATCTGGCGATCAACGCCCGGGATGCCATGAAAGGCGAGGGCACCATTGTCCTCGGCGCCGCCAACACGTCGCTGGACCGGGCGTTCTGCGCCGGCAAGGGCATCGTGCCGGGGGATTTCGTGCGGGTCTCGGTCAGTGACAGCGGTGTCGGTATTGCGCCGCATATGCTGGAGCAGGTGTTCGAACCGTTCTTCACCACCAAGGCCGATGGCCAGGGCACGGGCCTGGGCTTGAGCATGGTGTTCGGCTTCGTCAAACAGAGCGGCGGGCATGTCGAGATCGACAGCCAGATCGGTGAGGGCACGCGGGTGCGGCTGTATTTCCCGCGCAGCCTGCGGCCGCTGATCGATGAGACTCCGGGCGTGCGCCGTCAGCAGGCCGGCGGCAATGAAACGATTCTGGTGGTCGAGGACAACGAAGCCGTGCGCACTTCGGCGGTGGAGCTGTTGCGCGAAGAAGGCTACCGCGTGCTGATCGCCGCGAACGGCGACGCGGCCATGCAGATGCTGCTGGAGGGCGCCCGGGTCGACCTGATCTTCACCGACGTGGTCATGCCCGGGCTGATCAAAAGCTCCGATCTGGCGGCGTGGGCCAAGGTGCAAATGCCGCCGGTGGCGGTGCTGTTCACCTCAGGCCACACCCGCGACATCATCTCGCGCAATCATCAGCTCAGCCCCGACACCCATTTGCTCGGCAAGCCTTACGGGCCCGAGGCGTTGTTGCAGATGATCCGTGCGGTGTTGAGCGCCTGA
- a CDS encoding GntR family transcriptional regulator produces the protein MTEKKTETTVDRVYQGVYEAISKRSLRPGMKLGEASLAELFNVSRTSVRAALKQLEADGLVTTEPNKGASVSLPSDEEIRSLFETRRLIEIGIVTELCRRKDSAAMQDLREHLLLEDEAHAAGDHERLIHLLGEFHLKLARSLNNPVLLDWFQKLISRASLYAAALDDDSHEACRDDEHLRLIEYIEAGNQSAAIELTCMHLDGIQKAILDVAAKLKTGYHPLKHLIEV, from the coding sequence ATGACCGAAAAGAAAACGGAAACCACGGTCGACCGCGTCTACCAAGGGGTTTACGAGGCGATCAGCAAGCGTTCGCTGCGTCCGGGAATGAAACTGGGCGAGGCGTCGCTGGCGGAATTGTTCAATGTCAGCCGCACGTCGGTTCGCGCCGCGCTCAAGCAATTGGAGGCCGACGGTCTGGTCACCACCGAGCCCAATAAAGGTGCGTCGGTGTCGCTGCCCAGCGATGAAGAAATCCGTTCGCTGTTCGAAACACGGCGCCTGATCGAGATCGGCATCGTCACCGAGCTGTGCCGGCGCAAGGACTCTGCCGCGATGCAGGACCTGCGCGAGCATTTGTTGCTGGAAGATGAAGCCCATGCGGCCGGCGACCACGAGCGGCTGATTCACCTGCTGGGTGAGTTCCACCTCAAACTGGCCCGCAGCCTGAACAACCCGGTGCTGCTCGACTGGTTCCAGAAGCTGATTTCCCGCGCTTCGCTGTATGCTGCCGCACTGGATGACGACAGCCACGAAGCCTGTCGCGACGACGAACACCTGCGGCTGATCGAGTACATCGAGGCCGGTAACCAGAGCGCGGCGATCGAACTGACCTGCATGCATCTGGACGGTATTCAGAAGGCGATTCTCGACGTCGCTGCGAAGCTCAAGACCGGCTACCACCCGCTCAAACACCTGATCGAAGTCTGA
- a CDS encoding ABC transporter permease, whose protein sequence is MSVSSTSPSLNRALLLSPVVLTLLALIAIPLGIMGYISLLPRNTYGGVDWQAQWQLQSYVQLFFQEGFDGELELNWVYAQALLRSVFQAGGTTLLCFLFGFPVALWMSSLTPRRRNLMVLLITIPFWTNLLIRNYAWLIILREQGWVAQSLNALFPSAGGITLLYNDFAVSVGLVYSFLPFMILPIYSTLEKLDWRLVEAAYDLGANRWHALRRIILPLSMPGVIAGALLVFVPSLGAFITPAILGGGKTLMIGNLIQQQFGTARNWPLGSSLSFLLLGILLLSLVLYALYSRSAAKTLNRGAKA, encoded by the coding sequence ATGAGCGTCAGCAGCACTTCCCCCTCCCTCAACCGTGCGCTGTTGCTCAGCCCGGTGGTGTTGACCCTGCTTGCCCTGATCGCCATTCCGCTGGGGATCATGGGTTACATCAGCCTGCTGCCGCGCAACACCTATGGCGGTGTGGACTGGCAGGCCCAATGGCAACTGCAGAGTTACGTGCAGCTGTTTTTCCAGGAAGGCTTCGACGGCGAGCTGGAGCTGAACTGGGTCTACGCCCAGGCGTTGTTGCGCTCGGTGTTCCAGGCCGGCGGCACCACGCTGTTGTGCTTCCTGTTCGGCTTTCCGGTTGCCTTGTGGATGTCGAGCCTGACCCCGCGCCGGCGCAACCTGATGGTGTTGCTCATCACCATTCCGTTCTGGACCAACCTGCTGATTCGCAACTACGCGTGGCTGATCATCCTGCGCGAACAGGGCTGGGTCGCCCAGAGCCTCAACGCGCTGTTCCCAAGCGCCGGCGGCATCACCCTGCTCTACAACGACTTCGCCGTCAGCGTCGGTCTGGTCTACAGCTTCCTGCCGTTCATGATCCTGCCGATCTACTCGACCCTGGAAAAACTCGACTGGCGTCTGGTGGAGGCCGCCTATGACCTGGGCGCCAACCGCTGGCACGCGCTGCGCCGGATCATCCTGCCGCTGTCGATGCCCGGGGTGATTGCCGGTGCGTTGCTGGTGTTCGTGCCGAGCCTCGGTGCCTTCATCACTCCGGCGATTCTCGGCGGCGGCAAGACCCTGATGATCGGCAACCTGATCCAGCAGCAATTCGGCACCGCACGCAACTGGCCGCTGGGCAGTTCGCTGTCGTTCCTGCTGCTGGGGATTCTGCTGTTGTCCCTGGTGCTGTACGCCCTCTACAGCCGCAGCGCGGCGAAAACCCTGAACCGGGGAGCGAAAGCATGA
- a CDS encoding ABC transporter ATP-binding protein has translation MGQPIAIEVRNVSKRYSDDPGLAPALDNVSVNIADNEFFTLLGPSGCGKTTLLRTIAGFEHVSDGEIRLAGETVNHLPPFKRRVNTVFQSYALFPHMSVAQNIAFGLEMQGLDRKTIPGRVEEMLALVQMEHLAGRKPAELSGGQQQRVALARALAPKPKVLLLDEPLSALDLKLRKEMQVELKRVQQEAGITFIFVTHDQEEALTLSDRIAVMSAGKILQIGTPTDIYERPQHRFVAQFIGDINFLPGQLKRGDHNQNLFVPNGMPVEIPCPPQGVNGSSVQLAFRPERSQLVTVDQPHHLRGVIEAVLYVGTATLYQCRLNNDIKVMLRENNEGLSACRAVGEPVAVHLPPQACLLMEA, from the coding sequence ATGGGTCAACCAATAGCAATTGAAGTGCGTAATGTCTCCAAACGGTACTCCGACGATCCCGGCCTCGCGCCAGCCCTCGACAATGTCTCGGTGAACATCGCCGACAATGAGTTCTTCACCCTGCTCGGCCCCTCGGGCTGCGGCAAAACCACCTTGCTGCGCACCATCGCCGGTTTCGAACACGTCAGCGACGGCGAGATCCGTCTGGCGGGCGAAACCGTGAATCACCTGCCGCCGTTCAAGCGCCGGGTCAATACAGTGTTCCAGAGTTACGCGCTGTTTCCGCACATGAGTGTCGCGCAGAATATCGCCTTCGGCCTCGAGATGCAGGGTCTTGATCGCAAGACGATCCCCGGACGGGTCGAGGAGATGCTCGCGCTGGTGCAAATGGAGCACCTGGCCGGGCGCAAACCGGCGGAATTGTCCGGCGGCCAGCAGCAGCGCGTGGCTCTGGCCCGGGCCCTGGCGCCGAAACCGAAAGTGCTGCTGCTGGATGAGCCGCTGTCGGCGCTTGACCTGAAGCTGCGCAAGGAAATGCAGGTCGAACTCAAGCGTGTGCAGCAGGAAGCCGGGATCACCTTCATTTTCGTCACCCACGATCAGGAAGAAGCCCTGACCCTGTCCGACCGGATTGCGGTGATGTCCGCCGGCAAGATCCTGCAGATCGGCACACCCACCGACATCTATGAACGCCCGCAGCACCGTTTCGTCGCCCAGTTCATCGGCGACATCAACTTCCTCCCCGGCCAGCTCAAGCGTGGCGACCACAACCAGAATCTCTTCGTGCCCAACGGCATGCCGGTGGAAATCCCCTGCCCGCCCCAAGGCGTCAATGGCAGCAGCGTGCAACTGGCGTTTCGTCCCGAGCGATCGCAACTGGTCACGGTGGATCAGCCCCATCATCTGCGCGGCGTGATCGAGGCCGTGCTGTATGTCGGCACCGCGACCCTGTACCAGTGCCGCTTGAACAACGACATCAAAGTCATGCTGCGGGAAAACAACGAAGGCCTGAGCGCGTGTCGGGCGGTCGGTGAACCCGTGGCGGTGCACCTGCCGCCCCAGGCCTGCCTGTTGATGGAGGCCTGA